The nucleotide sequence TGAAAATAAAACCGCCATCGAGTTTCTGCTGATTGCCATTGATAAAGCCAATAAGGTTAAAAGCGTTCGCAAGCTTTCCAACAATCGCGTCTATCTGATGGAGGCTTACCTGGCCGATAATCGCCCCGCGGAAGCCGAGAAAATTGCCCGAAAGATCATTGCTACTCAAATCAATGCAGACGATGAAGAAGATCTCAATGTTCTTGCGACTACCCGATTTTATGCGGAACTGGATCTGGTTCGCGCCGTCATGCAACAAGGCAAATTCGAAGATGCTCAGAAACTGATGGACAATCTCCAAAAGAAAGCTGATGCAGATGCCTTTACTGGCCCAGCGAAAAATCTGATCTATGGCACGAAGGCTCAATTCCTGACCTACAAAGGCGACCTGGGCGATGCTATCAAGGTCTACGAACGCATGATTGAAGACTCAGACAACGATGAACGCAAGGACCGGTATCGCGAAGTGATTGGCAACCTCTATGCTGATTCAGGCAATGTAGATAAAGCCTACGACATACTCAGCGAGATTCTCAAGAAAAAACCTGACCAGGCTGGCTTGAATAATGATCTGGGTTACATCCTCGCTTCACATGATCGCAAGTTGGATGAAGCGGAGAAAATGATCAAAAAGGCTGTCGAAGCTGAACCTGAAAATCCTTCCTTCCTCGACAGCATGGCCTGGGTGCTTTTCAAACAGAAGAAGTACAAGGAAGCCAAGGAGTACATGCTCAAAGCCATCACCCATGAACGTGGCCGCAATACCGAACTCATGGAACACCTCGGTGATATCCAGATGGCTTTGAACGAAAAGGACGAAGCGAAGAAGTCCTACGAAGCCGCCCTGGCTGCAGTGACCTTCAACTACAAGGACCAGGCCAGAAAACCTGAGGTTGAAAAGAAACTGAAAGAGCTGACGAAGTAATCTGGCCTGACTCAATACGAGTCGTCATGTCATCAGTGCACGAGTTGCCTGATGACATGCTTTTTTCCCGAAACCCGTGCCACACTCCGGCGGGGTGTGGTTGCTGAATGGAAACAATCAATGCAACCTGGGACAAGTGAAATGTCCAAGCTGTTTGATCTATCAGGAAAAATTGCGTTGGTAACCGGTGGAAGCAAAGGGCTGGGCAAAGCCATGGCTCGCGGCCTGGCTGAAGCTGGTGCTGACATTGCCATCAGCAGCAGAAATCAGTCAGAACTCGACGAAGCAATGAAAGAAATACTGGCAGGCACCAAGAGGAAAGGTAAGTCGTTCGTCGCCGATCTGAGCCAACGTGAAGAATCGAAACGATTGGCAGACGCTGTCATCAAAGAGTTTGGACGGATTGATATTCTCGTCAACAATGCCGGTTCCAACATCGTTTCGGCTATTGATGCCATCAAGGATCAGGATTGGGACTACATTCTGGAACTCAATCTATCTTCAGCGATGGCGCTGACTCGTGCCGTGGTGCCA is from Planctomycetia bacterium and encodes:
- a CDS encoding tetratricopeptide repeat protein: MIRKSITLIALLSLLGICRMPLIAQDKSADDMQKELQALNTLRSEESINKKLKEIADDKKYAKALVKAGAALLPKKEDNTFTYSSAHILGMAALEVRENKTAIEFLLIAIDKANKVKSVRKLSNNRVYLMEAYLADNRPAEAEKIARKIIATQINADDEEDLNVLATTRFYAELDLVRAVMQQGKFEDAQKLMDNLQKKADADAFTGPAKNLIYGTKAQFLTYKGDLGDAIKVYERMIEDSDNDERKDRYREVIGNLYADSGNVDKAYDILSEILKKKPDQAGLNNDLGYILASHDRKLDEAEKMIKKAVEAEPENPSFLDSMAWVLFKQKKYKEAKEYMLKAITHERGRNTELMEHLGDIQMALNEKDEAKKSYEAALAAVTFNYKDQARKPEVEKKLKELTK
- the fabG gene encoding 3-oxoacyl-ACP reductase FabG — translated: MSKLFDLSGKIALVTGGSKGLGKAMARGLAEAGADIAISSRNQSELDEAMKEILAGTKRKGKSFVADLSQREESKRLADAVIKEFGRIDILVNNAGSNIVSAIDAIKDQDWDYILELNLSSAMALTRAVVPGMKERKWGRIIHISSTFGFVSKEKRNAYSATKSGLLGMTRASSMDVGPYGITVNCIAPGPFLTDLPMSLLNETEKKAFSDHTSLGRWGQPDELQGPIVFLASDAAAYVTGTCLVVDGGYLTK